The following are encoded together in the Salvia hispanica cultivar TCC Black 2014 chromosome 6, UniMelb_Shisp_WGS_1.0, whole genome shotgun sequence genome:
- the LOC125191710 gene encoding glutaredoxin-C9-like: MQEAIKIPTSLNAENSVRFLRRDEVRRMVAESAVVVVGRRGCCMSHVAKRLLQGLGANPAAFEVDDKCEDDVLAELRAAELPVVFVGGRWLGGLDRIMASHITGELTPLLKQAGALWL; the protein is encoded by the coding sequence ATGCAAGAGGCGATCAAGATTCCGACATCCTTAAACGCGGAGAACAGCGTCAGATTCCTCCGGAGGGACGAGGTGAGGAGAATGGTGGCGGAGAgcgcggtggtggtggtggggagGAGGGGCTGCTGCATGAGCCACGTGGCGAAGCGCCTGCTCCAGGGCCTCGGGGCCAACCCGGCTGCCTTCGAGGTGGACGACAAGTGCGAGGACGACGTGCTCGCCGAGCTCAGGGCTGCGGAGCTGCCGGTGGTGTTCGTGGGAGGGCGGTGGCTCGGTGGGTTGGATCGGATCATGGCGAGTCACATCACGGGCGAGTTGACTCCGTTGCTCAAGCAGGCTGGGGCCTTGTGGTTGTGA